A genomic window from Cyanobium sp. ATX 6F1 includes:
- the rpsF gene encoding 30S ribosomal protein S6 — translation MSELYYETMYILRPDIPEEEVETHVNKYRDLVTEAGAEVYESQMRGKRRLAYTIAKHKEGIYVQLTHNGDGQQVIALERAMRLSEDVIRYLTVKQDGPVPPPRTGSVPVATTSTTEEATAAAVEA, via the coding sequence ATGTCCGAGCTTTATTACGAGACCATGTACATCCTTCGCCCGGACATCCCGGAGGAGGAGGTCGAAACCCATGTCAACAAGTACCGCGACCTGGTGACCGAGGCCGGCGCCGAGGTCTACGAGTCACAGATGCGGGGCAAGCGTCGCCTGGCCTACACGATCGCCAAGCACAAGGAAGGGATCTACGTGCAGCTCACCCACAACGGGGACGGCCAGCAGGTGATCGCCCTGGAGCGAGCCATGCGCCTGAGTGAAGACGTGATCCGTTACCTCACCGTCAAGCAGGACGGTCCGGTGCCCCCGCCACGCACCGGCAGCGTGCCCGTGGCCACCACCTCCACCACAGAGGAAGCGACCGCCGCCGCCGTAGAGGCCTGA
- a CDS encoding Tic20 family protein produces the protein MAEPPIWQRLLALLAYLLPWSEGVPFGRSLYGMFPALQWLSLPVIPVVMLQQLVPFGGFLLFLLLFLAVVRNPKVPYFIRFNVLQAILLDIVLVLLTLAFNVLLTPLGASFAIRTLSNTVYLGTLVLVLFAAVQCLRGKEADIPTVSEAVRMQLY, from the coding sequence ATGGCGGAACCACCGATCTGGCAGCGGCTGCTGGCGCTGCTGGCCTACCTGCTGCCCTGGAGCGAGGGGGTGCCCTTCGGACGCTCCCTTTACGGGATGTTTCCCGCCTTGCAGTGGCTCAGCCTGCCGGTGATCCCTGTGGTGATGCTGCAGCAGCTGGTGCCCTTCGGCGGCTTCCTGTTGTTCCTGCTGCTGTTCCTGGCGGTGGTGCGCAACCCGAAGGTGCCCTACTTCATCCGCTTCAACGTGCTGCAGGCGATCCTGCTGGACATCGTGCTGGTGCTGCTCACCCTGGCCTTCAACGTGCTGCTCACCCCCCTGGGGGCCAGCTTCGCGATCCGCACCCTGAGCAACACCGTCTACCTGGGCACCCTGGTGCTGGTGCTGTTCGCCGCCGTGCAGTGCTTGCGCGGTAAGGAGGCCGACATTCCCACCGTCTCGGAGGCCGTGCGCATGCAGCTCTACTGA